From the genome of Salmonella enterica subsp. houtenae serovar Houten:
CATCGCTGACAATCAGGAATCCGCCAGGGGCAGGGCTATTCAGCGCCTGGGCGGCGCGCGCGGTCTCGCGAGAAATAAACGGTGCCGTTGAGGTCGTGACCAGATTTTCCAGCGACTCTGCGCTTACGGGGCGTAGCAGCACGTTGACGCCGTCCAGTTTACCGGCGTTCGCGCGTTTTACCAGAGCGTTCCAGTCCTTACCATTGCCGAGGTTAACCAGCGCATTCTTCAGGCGCACGCACTCGTCTTCCGCTGAACACAAATCAGCGGTTTTCAGCACAATATCGCCAAAGTCGTCTAACAACACCATGCCCGATTTTTGTATCGCGGAGCGTAAAGATGCGCTTACGCGCGAATCGTCTTCGGGTTTTGGATGGAGCTGGCGATTTACCGCCTGGCTTAGCGCCATCGCTTTATTTACCATGTCTGATTCCGGCAGCGGTAGTGCGGGCGCGTCATTCCAGATAATTTGCGAGCAATCGAATGGCATAAACGGTGAGTTAGACTGCCCGTTCCAGGTCGTGCCGGAATGAATATTACACATTCCTTTACCGCTCAGGTGCAGCGTATCGCCCACCCGCACGCCAGCCTCTTCAAGCTGTTTTACCGTTGTCGCCTCAATGGTTTGCGCACCTTTCATCCACGATAGCGTGAACTTGATTGGCATATCCAGCGGGATCCAGAACAGCAGCATAAACAACACCAGCAGCGAACCGATGGCAATAACGGCGCTGCGTAGCCAGTGCTGCAACGGAAAGTTTTTAACTTCATCATGCAGGGATAAAAACCGCCCCTGGCGGGCGACATGGCGATCAAGATAAATATCGATATCCGTTTGTTGCCCTAGATCCTGCGTAATGTAAGGTTGCCAGTGGGCAGGGTAAATAAGGTCGATGATGCCCAGGGAAATAGTGTTAATCTGCTCCTGGTTATTTTCCCCGAACAGCCCCCAGCGGCGGGGCGTTCCCCGCAGACAATGAATTTCCCGCAACGCGCTTTTCGACGGAGGCGCAAAAAGTCCCCAAAGCCCCGCAGCCAGCAGCAGGAGCGCGCCGCCTATCGTCCACGGGACAAAAACATCCGGCGTTATCAGACAGAAAAAGAACATGAAAAAGGAGGCGACAATTAACAACGCTTCACGCAAACCAGCCGGACGGCTGAGCGCATATTCTTCGTGGGTCTCCTGACGGATGTTTAACAGCTCAATCTGCTCGCTTTCTTCGCCGCGAATCGACGCCTGCGTAGAGGCCGTATTTTGTAGCGCGTAGCCGCGCGATTCCTGCATATACTCTTGCAGCGTATGACCGTTTAAAGAGATCACCAGCGGCAGCGTATCCGTGAGGATCAGCTCAACGTTGTTTTCATCATTGATGTACTGTTCCCAGAAAGGCGGCAAATGAACTTCGACGGAGTCGAGGTAGTAGCGCCATTTATTGGGATCGTCAGTGGTAATACCGTAGCGGGTGATGGAGTGGGTCAGGATCACGACACTGTTACTTTCCGCATTCAGCGTCAGCGAGATGGGCGCAGCGCTGGCGCCTGTCGGCCCCGGAACCTGCTGGATCTGGCTAAGGTTATCGAGATAATTTTCTACCGCGCTGCGCTCTTCAGGCAACAGTTTACGCGTTTGCGCGTCCTGAAAAGTGCTGATCCACGGCAAGCCCCCTCGTCTGGACTTTACCCTGAACCGCCATACTGCCAGTAGAGAGCAGGCCAGCAAAGCAGCTATAAAAATCAGAATGGTGCTCATGCTTTCCCCATCTTACTAAGTCTGTCAGGCGTGGTCAGTCGCACCCTGTCCAATAAACATTTTTCTGTGGTTGGCTATCGGCAAGCGTGGAGTTGAACTTGAGCATTGTAAAGCGCATCCCAGTGAAGGCAAATCATAGCAATACCACCGAAAGCGGAATATCAGCAAATTCCTGGAGTTATTTCAACCTATTGACTTTTAATTTGAAATGAGAATTAATTTTTATTACGTTACATAAATGTAAATAAACGGCAATTTACATTGCCGAAACCGTGCGGTGTATCGCACAATGACCACAGATTTCACTGCAAAGATTCTCACAATGAGCAAATCATTACAAAAACCCACCATTCTGAAAGTGGAAACCGTCGCACAATCCCGACTGTTTAATGTAGAAAGTGTGGATCTGGAGTTCAGCAACGGCGTGCGTCGCGTGTATGAACGTATGCGACCATCAACCCGTGAGGCGGTAATGATTGTGCCGATCGTTGATGAGCATCTGATTCTTATTCGTGAATATGCGGTGGGAACCGAATCCTATGAGCTGGGCTTCTCTAAAGGATTGATTGATCCAGGCGAGACCGTTTTTGAAGCGGCGAACCGGGAGCTCAAAGAGGAGGTCGGGTTTGGCGCGCATAACCTGACATTCTTAAAAAAACTCAGCATGGCGCCCTCTTATTTTTCCAGCAAAATGAATATTGTGGTGGCGGAAGATCTCTATCCGGAGTCGCTGGAAGGCGACGAGCCTGAGCCATTGCCGCAGGTACGCTGGCCGCTGGCGCACCTCATGGATCTGCTGGAAGACCCCGATTTCAATGAAGCTCGCAATGTCAGCGCGCTGTTTCTGGTGCGCGAGTGGCTGAAAACGCAGGGACGGGTTACCTGAGCGCGCTGCGCTTATCATGCCTACGGAACATCCATATGAATGGAGATCAAAAAAGGCGCCGGAGCGCCTTTTTTTGATCAGAACAGTTCGTGTGTTTCACCATTATCAATAATGGTGGTTCCCACCTCATGCACTGCCTGCTGGGTCGGCTGCGTGCCTTCGATGAAATACTCTTCACGACTGTTACCGCCGTTCGCCAGTTGTCCGGTACTGCGGTCGATATTCACCGTGACGATCCCCGGCGGCGGCGTTAGCGGCTGTTCCGGCACGCCTTCCAGCACAGCTTTCATATAGGCGTCCCATGCAGGTTGCGCGCTCTTCGCGCCGCCCTCATAGCCGGAGATTTGATCTTTGATCGCGCCGGAAGCGGTAGTGCGGCCTAAATCACGGCGGTGATCGTCAAAGCCGATCCATACGGATGTGACGACGCCAGGACCATAGCCGGAGAACCATGCGTCTTTCGAGCTGTTGGTCGTACCGGTTTTGCCGCCGATATCGCGACGTTTAAGGTCGCGCGCCGCACGCCAGCCGGTCCCCATCCAGCCGGGTTCGCCGAAGATATTGGTGTTCAGCGCGCTTTTGATCAGAAACGCCAGCGGCGTATTAATCACATGCGGCGCGTATTCCTGCGTGCCGTTTTGCGCAACCAGCGCCTGATTTGCCTGTTCCAGCTTAGGCATCGGTACGGCGCTGTTTTGCTGCTCTTGCGAAACCGCGACCTCTTCCACGTTAGTGTTTTCCAGCACGTTGGATTTCTGCGTATTGCCGTAAATGACCGGGATATCGCACTCCGGACAGGCGATTTTCGGTTTCGCTTCGAAGATCACGCCGCCCTGATCGTTCTCAATCTTGCTGATGAAATACGGGTCGATCAGAAAACCGCCGTTCGCCATCACCGCATAACCGCGCGCAACCTGCATCGGCGTGAAGGAGGCGGAGCCCAACGCCAGCGATTCGGTATGTACGATATTCTGCGCCGGGAAGCCGAAGCGTTGCAGATATTCCGCCGCATAGTCGACGCCCATGGCGCGCATAGCGCGTACCATCACCACGTTTTTCGACTGCCCCAACCCCTGGCGTAAACGGATGGGGCCGGCGTACTGCGGCGGGGAGTTTTTCGGACGCCAGTCCGAACCTGCCCCGGCGTCCCAGCGGGAAATCGGCACATCGTTGAGCATACTGGCGAGCGTCAGTCCTTTATCCATTGCGGCGGTGTAAAGGAACGGTTTGATGTTCGATCCCACCTGACGTAGAGCTTGCGTCGCGCGGTTAAATTTACTCTGATTAAAATCGAAACCGCCGACCAGCGCCAGTACCGCGCCGGTTTGCGGGTTAAGCGAAACCAGCGCGGAGTTCACTTCCGGTACCTGCGCCAGCCACCAGTCGTTATCCACCTGGCGAACCCAGATTTGTTGGCCTGTCTGGACGACATCAGTGACTTTACGCGGCGTCGGCCCCTGCTGCGTATCCGAGCGGTAAGGCCGCGCCCAACGCACTCCTTCCATACGTAGCGAAACGGACGTACCGTCGGCAAGCGCAGCGGTCGCCTCTTGCGGATTAGCGCTGGTGACCACGGCGGGAAGCAGAGGTCCGTAGGTCGGCAACGCTTTCAACGTATCGGTAATTTTTTTACTGTTCCACGCCGCTTCGCCCACTTTCCATAGCACATTCGCCGGGCCGCGATAACCGTGGCGCATGTCATAGTCCAGCACGTTATTACGCACAGCCTGTTGCGCGGCCTGCTGCACTTTGCGGGTGATGGTCGTGTAAATACGATAACCATCTTCGTAGGCGCTTTCGCCATAACGGTTATACATCTCCTGGCGCACCATTTCCGACAGATAAGGCGCGGAGAAGGCGATTTCCGGCGCGTGATAATTTGCGTCGATAGGCTCGCTACGGGCCTGATCGTACTGGGCCTGAGTGATATATCCCTCGCTTAACATTCGCGAGAGCACTACGTTACGGCGCGCCGTCGCCCGATCCATTGAGTAGAGCGGGTTAAAGGTCGAAGGCGCTTTAGGCAGCCCGGCGATGACCGCCATTTCGCTAAGTGTCAGTTGGTCAACCGTCTTACCAAAGTAGACCTGCGCCGCCGCGCCAACGCCATAGGCGCGGTAGCCGAGATAGATCTTGTTTAGATAGAGTTCGAGGATCTCATTTTTATTCAGCAACTGCTCTATACGAATCGCCAGAAACGCTTCCTTAATCTTACGCATCAGCGTGCGTTCGGGGCTCAGGAAGAAGTTTCGCGCCAGTTGCTGAGTAATGGTACTTGCTCCCTGTGATGCGTGGCCGGAGAAGAGCGCGACGCTGGCCGCGCGGAAAATACCTACCGGGTCAACGCCGTGATGCTCATAAAAGC
Proteins encoded in this window:
- the mrcA gene encoding penicillin-binding protein 1A — its product is MKFVKYLLILAVCCILLGAGSIYGLYRYIEPQLPDVATLKDVRLQIPMQVYSADGELIAQYGEKRRIPVTLDQIPPEMINAFIATEDSRFYEHHGVDPVGIFRAASVALFSGHASQGASTITQQLARNFFLSPERTLMRKIKEAFLAIRIEQLLNKNEILELYLNKIYLGYRAYGVGAAAQVYFGKTVDQLTLSEMAVIAGLPKAPSTFNPLYSMDRATARRNVVLSRMLSEGYITQAQYDQARSEPIDANYHAPEIAFSAPYLSEMVRQEMYNRYGESAYEDGYRIYTTITRKVQQAAQQAVRNNVLDYDMRHGYRGPANVLWKVGEAAWNSKKITDTLKALPTYGPLLPAVVTSANPQEATAALADGTSVSLRMEGVRWARPYRSDTQQGPTPRKVTDVVQTGQQIWVRQVDNDWWLAQVPEVNSALVSLNPQTGAVLALVGGFDFNQSKFNRATQALRQVGSNIKPFLYTAAMDKGLTLASMLNDVPISRWDAGAGSDWRPKNSPPQYAGPIRLRQGLGQSKNVVMVRAMRAMGVDYAAEYLQRFGFPAQNIVHTESLALGSASFTPMQVARGYAVMANGGFLIDPYFISKIENDQGGVIFEAKPKIACPECDIPVIYGNTQKSNVLENTNVEEVAVSQEQQNSAVPMPKLEQANQALVAQNGTQEYAPHVINTPLAFLIKSALNTNIFGEPGWMGTGWRAARDLKRRDIGGKTGTTNSSKDAWFSGYGPGVVTSVWIGFDDHRRDLGRTTASGAIKDQISGYEGGAKSAQPAWDAYMKAVLEGVPEQPLTPPPGIVTVNIDRSTGQLANGGNSREEYFIEGTQPTQQAVHEVGTTIIDNGETHELF
- the igaA gene encoding IgaA: a membrane protein that prevents overactivation of the Rcs regulatory system — encoded protein: MPWISTFQDAQTRKLLPEERSAVENYLDNLSQIQQVPGPTGASAAPISLTLNAESNSVVILTHSITRYGITTDDPNKWRYYLDSVEVHLPPFWEQYINDENNVELILTDTLPLVISLNGHTLQEYMQESRGYALQNTASTQASIRGEESEQIELLNIRQETHEEYALSRPAGLREALLIVASFFMFFFCLITPDVFVPWTIGGALLLLAAGLWGLFAPPSKSALREIHCLRGTPRRWGLFGENNQEQINTISLGIIDLIYPAHWQPYITQDLGQQTDIDIYLDRHVARQGRFLSLHDEVKNFPLQHWLRSAVIAIGSLLVLFMLLFWIPLDMPIKFTLSWMKGAQTIEATTVKQLEEAGVRVGDTLHLSGKGMCNIHSGTTWNGQSNSPFMPFDCSQIIWNDAPALPLPESDMVNKAMALSQAVNRQLHPKPEDDSRVSASLRSAIQKSGMVLLDDFGDIVLKTADLCSAEDECVRLKNALVNLGNGKDWNALVKRANAGKLDGVNVLLRPVSAESLENLVTTSTAPFISRETARAAQALNSPAPGGFLIVSDEGSELVDQAWPSTPLYDYPAQEQWSAFQRLAQTLMQTPFSAEGIVTSVYTDANGTQHIGLHRIPDKSGWWRYLGTTLLMLAMIVCAVYNGVQAFRRYQRHRTRMADIQEYYESCLNPRLTVSPENLI
- the yrfE gene encoding NUDIX hydrolase is translated as MTTDFTAKILTMSKSLQKPTILKVETVAQSRLFNVESVDLEFSNGVRRVYERMRPSTREAVMIVPIVDEHLILIREYAVGTESYELGFSKGLIDPGETVFEAANRELKEEVGFGAHNLTFLKKLSMAPSYFSSKMNIVVAEDLYPESLEGDEPEPLPQVRWPLAHLMDLLEDPDFNEARNVSALFLVREWLKTQGRVT